Genomic segment of Prinia subflava isolate CZ2003 ecotype Zambia chromosome 4, Cam_Psub_1.2, whole genome shotgun sequence:
tatctctttgtcTATCTAAACTTTGCCCTTGTGAAAACACCATTATATCCAGTCAAAGCAGGAGTAACATGATTTTGACAAGAGTTCTGCAAATCTCTGacaaagcaaaactgaagcCTATGCTAAAAAAAATTGACAATCTCTCCATGTGTGATTGCTAATTCTCCAGTGGCAATTGGATGAAAAGTCCAGAACATACCTGGTTAATTTCAGTGACTttacacagacaaaaaaagcccccaaatatatttttactaaGAACAACTATGACTTTTCTCTGGACTTACCACAGAGATATTGTACTATATGATGAAAAAATAGGATTTGTTGATaggcaaaacaaaataaaagcgCACTTTCCTGAGTTTCTTATTAAatcacaggaaaggaaaaactgtaAACTCTGAAAGTTTTTTTTGTATCCaacctctgctcctccttctgCACATAGTGCTTGCCAGTGCCAGAATATTGTGAACTGAGATAGCAGAGGAGAAGAGCAGCCACACTTTTTAAACTCCATCATCCCACTGGATGCTGTACATAGGATCAAAGAGTGGAAAATAGCAAGTGTACACTTAGGAATTTCCTTTTCTAGTCGGGGCTAAAAAGTATAAAATGCTTTCTTGCTTCCTGATCTCTTAGACATATAGATGTCTGACCCAAGTCATGCATTTTCTAGCTACCACTCCTTACAGTAATTAGGTGGATGTTGGGCTGCTTGTTAGCTATATCCTTGTGGTCAtgctctttgtttttgtttgggtggCTGTGACTGAGGATTTTACACTGCTTACAAAAATGGTTTGCTAATGTTTTCTCAGGATTATTGGCTACTATGGCTGTGTTGGAATTCTAGTGAAGAACAAGCTGGGTGAATCTCAGTAAATTAGTGAGGAAGAATCTTGTGAGAGTCGAGGATTATGTTTAGCAACGTTTGCAAGTCTAACTGAAATGTTCACAGAAGCACTAAGCAGAAAGGAGGCTTATTGGACTGGCTTTATTGCTTAAAAGAAGCTAAAGCAGGGGTGGGTTGAGGACAAGAAAGGGGAGGATCAGCACTTCCCCCTGAAAGATAAAAGCAGACCTGGAAGTGAAACAGCCATATCGATATCTCTATTTATATCTATATTCACGTCTATATAGATATATCTATGTAGATAGATAcagatagatatagatgatatagatgatatTGGTATAGATGATATTGATATAGATCTAGATCTAGATATATTAGATAGAGATATCCATCTCCCAGTTGGAATGAATATCTGATAATATTCTCAGCTTCTCAGAAATCCTGCATACATGAGCATTAAAATCTGTGAAACCCTGAAAGGATAAAGTGCAAGTGTCACATAGTGTCTGCTATCAATCTGCATCTTGATCACTTTGTTGAGTGACAGCTGCACCTCAGCTGTTGCTGTGCCCTCTGAGCTGGGTAGTCAGAGATCAGGGTGACTCAGTCTCAGTGTTGGGTGCTActtcttatttttcagtttacttTTCAAATGTTTCACTAACCTTTTTCTGAAACTTTTGTAGCAATCAGAGTTGCTTGAAAATTTGTGTGTAGCCAAATGACTCAATATTGCCAGTCCTGACCTTGCTTTAGAAAGGATCACTTTGTACTGTGTACTGGAGTACTCAGCCTGACTTTTTCCAGTGATTTTGACTGACTGTAGATCCAGGTATGTTTGTGTTTTACAGATCAGAGAAAGTGAGGTGGGAAAAATGTAGCAATAGAACTTAGATTAAACTGTGACTCTCTGCTTGACAATCTCAGGTGCAGACCATTAGTTCTTCCTTTCAAAAATTATATCCACATTAATCTCACAGAGATCTTTACACTTGTGGCAATAAATGTTTAAGTAGGAATactttaaagaaatgaaatatcaGGCTTTACATTAAGAGGAGCTACTGATCTTTTAGTGCATTGAGGTTTTTGAGAGAAGATGGCTTCTTCtgtatatttataattttgctCTGCTTTCACAGGTTGGAGATGAAACAAACCACTGTAATTGTGTTTTTAGGGCACTCcaccttttattttgttttcttgctttcttgctgaTTTTGAAAGATGGAAATTCTACTTGCCACTGTCAGGATGTTGCAGCTTGATGGGCGATGGGTAGTTTAGAAGTGCTGAGTAGAGATTTGGTTCTGCTGAATACACTGGGCCCATGACCCATGGTCCAGGGTTTCACCTCCTGGGAATGCAAATGCCTAGTGTTTTCCAGACTAACCTGAAATTTCTCCCAGCATTGAGCAAGGTACATTAGTGAGGTAAAAGGCACCAAAGAAACCTCCTGCTGCATTTGGAAACAGATTAATAAATGTCATAGACAGCACTCTAATAGTTAACTACACGTCAGTGTGAATTTATGAACCATTTTGTCTAACCACCACACAAAGCTGATAAATCTAATGGAGAGAAAGGTTTTGCAAAATGTAGAACTGGGGTCCTGATGGCTGGTCTTTGAGGCATTTTCCTAAATGTCAGTTGAGTTGCCACCCAAACTCAGCTGCACTTTGTCTGCAGCATCCTCTTCTGAACTCTTGTAGTCACTGAAGCTCCTACTCAGGTAAATGTACCCCTGTTATTCTGCAGCTTTGATGATCAACCAAAGTACAGTATCAAACTTACCTTGCTACTATGAAATGCAGCCTATCACTATATATAATTTTCTGATAGTTGAAAGTGCTTTTACAAAATGCATTCCCAGAGCTAAGTAGCTCTTAAGCAAGTATAGGGGCCAGCTTATTGGTAATTTATCTCTTGCTGATCAGATTTACCTTATTCTGAAAAGATTCATGAGATGAACTCTGAATTTTCTTAGCAGCTTCAGTGCAAATTCTTTGTATCTGTAGTGAGTAGTTACAAAGCTTTATTAGGAATAATGAGGGGTGCAAATTTGTCTCTAGTTTCTGTGGAGACTAACCCTGGTAAGTAAGAAGATGAACATGAGAACAAAGGTGTTTGTGGAATATACCACAGCTGCCCACCTTACATGgtattatttttactgttgtGGTAGAGCAGAGTTTTTCAGCAGGACTACAAGAACCTTTATAAATGCTGAATGCACCAGATTCTCATCTTTCATGTCTGGTAACACCTCCACACGTGGTCTGATTGAAACAAACTTAATAAACACGTCTGAAGCAAAATACTGCCCAGACATCATGTGGCCTTTAGAGAGAAACTGATGGAAGAAATTCTACACTCAGGCTGTCACTCACTCAGTTGTTGACACAACTGTTTGGGGCTTTGTGAACTGGATCAGGCAACCAGATAAGgttaaaaataatgcaaacgAAAAGGGATCAGAAGGTACCAGCTTACTTCTGAAAGGGGAAAGGTTTTGGACTTCTTCCCTGAGCTGATCTGTGCTTTGCTCTCTCCCCCTCCTGGACAACAGTTTCAATATTTGTCAAGGCCTTCCTGAACAGATGTAGCTACTAGGTAGAGCAGCAGAAAACCATCCAACCTTGGTTTTTACTCTGTCATTTTAGCACACTAAATTATCTCTAAGGAGAGTCTGGTGAGTACCAGAGCTAGTAGGAGATAAACAGCAGAAGCATGACCTCCTGTTCATAGTTCCAGGGACCTATTAGTTTAGCTCTGTGTACCCCTGGAAACCCTGTGCAAATAATTGTGTCATTGCATGTGGGGTAGGAAAGAGCACCAAGGCTAAGCAAAACAAATGGCTGACAGAGAGGGCAGAGAAGAATTACACAGCCAAAATCCCCTGATTCATGAAACTGAGGtgtcagcatgagaaagaaggACAGCCCTTGTCTTTCTGCATCAGCATGTAAAAATCAGGAGATTTAGAGGTTTGGAGAAGTCTTAGTATGGAGAACCTGAAGTTCTGTATTTATAACTAGCTGTAGGACTGTGAAAGAAATGTAGAGTTGAGTGTGAAATAACAAATGGAGATCATTAAGTAAATGGGGGATTTTCCCCTTAAAACCAAAGATAATTAGTGGAAAGATTAAATTTAGATTTGCTTATAGAATGATTCTCTATCTTATAATTGCAtagaaaagaattaatttcttatttcaaaTCCAAAGTCTAGTTAATAACACAGACTGGTGGACAGACAGCCCTTCCTTGGTGGATTTCCTCTACACACATTCTGCGTGTTGGTCTTGTCCTTCTGGCTTTGATGAACTCTCTTTGTCCCCTAGGGGAGCACCAATCACCAATGGACCAGTTGTACTAAATTCATAGTAACTCAGCAAACTTAATTCTTTTCCCATTGCAAGCAAACTAACCATGGTACACTGAACTGAACTAGGAGTGTGTGAATGTAACTAGGATTTTGTCACTCCTGGGGACTCAGCTGATTGTCAGTAAAATGAAAGCCTTAAACTCTGAGGTTAACTAACAccagtttaaattaaaaactaaaatgcAGTGCCTAGCCTTTGTCTGCTCAATGCTGCTCAAAGTGAACATGTAGATTAAAATGACTCTTAAGTACAGAGGCTAAATAAGCTCACTACCACTTGTGATGTAACCACAGCCCATTTAtgaactgtatttttattgGTGATTTCTCAAGGGAAATAAAGACTGGACATGTCTACAGGAGACATTGTTCTTGTTCTGTGGATAAAAGATGTCATTCCTCAGTAAGCTATTTTTTACCATAATACTGATTCCAATTTATTTACTATCCACATTAAAGATAAATGGTTAAATGTGGCCTTGGCATGGAAGTCCACTGATGCACAGAAATGAGGACATGATTTGATGAGGCAGGGATGTTGACAGAAACACAGTTTTATGGAAGTGCTTCGCGTTCCTGGTGGTGCTAAAACCCCTGTCAGAGTGAAGGTGCTACTCCTGATGCAGATCAGCTCTTTGATCTGCTGCTCAGTGTAACCCCACAAATACTTTCACTGGCATGACAGaaagaggggcagaggggaacATCTGTGTTGTTTCAGTGAAGGTCTTTTGTCATTAGCCTACAGCCAGAGCACTAGAAACATCTTTATCTACCTTCAGCTCTCATCTAAATGGTGAACCAGTTATTCCTACACTTTTGCTGCTGTTCACTctttcagctgtgctgtggtaATCTGTGTGAAGCTGACCATGAATTGATCAGTAAAATTATTCAGGCTGAAAACCCCTTCTCATTCCACATTTGAAATTCTGACTCTTCAGTTGATATGGTATTAAACAGTGGTTCTATACAGATATGTGTACAGCacaaataagaagaaaaaacagttgGCCAAGGATAAGGACTCTGGAAAACTTTACTATTGGTTTGCTTGTGGGTAAAAATGTGAATAGAACTGCCCTTTAAGTGTAaggtgcattttaaaattaacttaaTTTATTAAAAGAGTATGGTTTTGTAGCAAGTGTAATCTTGCATTTTACATCTTTGTCTGTGAGGCAGTTTTCAATTGCTCACTGTTTTTCATAGAGAGGTTTGTACCAGTCTGCCTACGTGGGTTTTGAACTGGCACTCTAATCATGCagatttttcaaattcttttcttcttccttagTTAAAAGCATTGATAATTTTTCTCCTAATTGCCCTTTtataacactgaaaaaaattctgctttatgATTATCCTGTTGATCAagttctcttttatttttaattgatagGGCTCTGATAGGGTGCACAGTGTTCATTAATCTGATACAGGAATAAGCAGCTGTGGTGGTGTGATTTAAATAGTTACCTAATATCTACATCCAAGGCGAACTCAGGGTGACACATCCTTGGAAAGGTTCCTAGTGAAAACTGTCCTGGAGAGAGCATATCCAGCAAACAAAATTACCCAGGGCAAGGTTTGTCAGTTACTGCAATCTGAGAAGAGACAGCTTGGAAAAACAAACTGGACATTGCTGTAGGAAGGAAATCATGCCAGTGCGTTCTGTGAGGGACTGGGCACATGATGAAGGTGAGGACACCCTCAGAGATGTCCTCCTCAGTGATACTTGGATGGGCCACTGAGGTCAGAAGAATTAAAATAGTCATGGTTGTACTCAGTGTCTGTGACATGTCTTGCAGCAATAGAACATTCAAATCCTCTGCAGTgctctcattttaaaaattacatccCTTCAATCATTAACATTGGGTAAATCACGGAGTCCATATCTCCTTGCAATTTCAAGGTATCTTCTCTatgtcagttttattttcccatATAGTCTAATTTTCAAACTTCTAGTTAACATGACAGCTGGTACCAACAACATGCCAATTACTGAACTTCCTGTAGTGTGAGAAGAACAAAGCACACTGTTTTTTGAGGGGATTTAAAACCTCCATGTGGTAAGTACAGATGAGTGTAGCCTCCATATTTTCTGTTTAGTAATTACTCCAGTCTTATACTTTCAtgttgtgaaaaatgtgaaatgattaattcatgttcttatggtagATTGGAAAAACgataaaattgtataaagttGTATtgggtaaaagtctatgttttaggagaccttgcagatggtgaaactaacaaccctgaaaaagcaggtGCCTCCATTCAGAAAGAATTTAGGGAaaagcctgcagccttctcaagtaccggGAGGGGACCTGTCaagataagctggcaccagcaactcacaccttggttgccaccttcacagaccatcaatCGACATCAGCCATATCTCGATCATTTATCAACCATAAGGATCTATggaaattggacattaacatatgaactgagaaaggaactctttttttcctagtcagggaaactcctgaatttgtatagctagtcaggaaacaatgggaaatatggggaaatataGCCaggggcagaataaagtgtataaaaaccaagccccgaaccagGCTGATTTGTGAACCGTTAGGGGAGATAGCAGGTTGCCATGttgttgaaccctggaaagactggggactagagtaacgtgagaccaaaccagtatggtttccagcacgaactccgctttattccgcgagatggccggttaagtacagagcagatagtttacagtagcaggtgcatcgtgataggcagtgagcatacagaagtatgtaagcaatctaggattaaggtggctacggagatctagtgccattacctccatgctgcgagtggccataccttaacacatacgtagcaggagataaggttatctgccactacgtactcggaacgttccgcggcctactaggcccaggcctgaggcctagtctggcctagtctggaatagctcaaatggtatctgtgagcatatcatgcccacgatacctgagaaactcggccacagttccccctttttctttttgggctatccaaactgacgttaaggcacggtcagctaatttgcgcatgcattgtatcaagcaaggcactattgtcaaaactactatgacagcaataaagatcattataccaaaacgaattaaatccacaatccacccagtgagattccaagacttcagccaaGTGTCAAACGGAGTGTTCTCAACTACAagatgtttcatgttgtccctcaactgcgctaactgttgatgtatcgaccgtgagtggtctgataaattcatgcagcacatgccttcaaactcttcgcatccatgcccctgagccaaaagaaggaagtcaatcgcggctcggttctggagcactgaatggcgaatgccactaacatcttcagcaagctcactcaacaacttcgtcgttatgttaatctgttttcctgtccagcaggctaaatgtttcagttgtgtgagggcttgtgctgaagcaactcctggggcaaaaatggatgctgagatcacggctgGAGGCTGCCATAGGGTAACGTGATCTTTGCAGTTGGGACCTAGCTGAGACATACTGCGCTTGACTCGTTGAGCCTTCCTtggcaagcctagaacctggtgaatgctaggtgcgaacagagttagtttgccaaaataacacggtcctccgACACTGTTTTGAGGTACTGTGGACCATGCTCTATCTCCGCAAACtaaaaagattcctggtggcaatctcttagcagctgttgtcaattgcgtgacagatctgacccaactattacaatactcagagtaattgtaatacaaaagtgaatgaggggacagccacgtagcgtggcctttcaattgctgctcatctatgattaatagactagaattcactgcaaagcgcccaaagacaagacaatagtttcctggcacagaacctaagAGATCAAGCTCCTGAGGTTCTGGACCAGCCGCTCGAAGGTTTcgcgctatggcagcagcttgtggccctaaaTCACCTTTTGGGTCAATCCTGACAGGGGTTaaagacttgaactctgccatggaggtcagtggaactccaatcaagcaggttctaaaaggattggatggcgtcgctagagataaacaaaaggaatcctgtttagtttgtttggcccaagtaacccacatgttctcccttgtgtcaatgtcaaacatccctgctcttatttttactaccacactgattaaaaccaacaccctcatgcttaacatttcacccattgtgaCAAGCACACAGTGTAGCACACAGGCTATCAACCTAAAACCCTAACCAATAACTTATCGTGCCTCTAAGCGTCACACAACAACAGTGCAATGATATAgtattaaaacagtcaattttcagcactctccgcgtcttcttgaggtgcttcagggaagtcgtcgctgtctctgtgagtgtcaccgccggttggtatcttttcttgtggacacgcacgggtaaagcgactcggcacccagacaggtcctgcttctcctgcagaaacacacatataaccgcgaccattaaacaagactggactgggtccctgccattcacccgttcgcatgtccttatgatatacgtaaagtcctggaattgcttgtggtctcccttct
This window contains:
- the LOC134549347 gene encoding uncharacterized protein LOC134549347, whose protein sequence is MGEMLSMRVLVLISVVVKIRAGMFDIDTRENMWVTWAKQTKQDSFCLSLATPSNPFRTCLIGVPLTSMAEFKSLTPVRIDPKGDLGPQAAAIARNLRAAGPEPQELDLLGSVPGNYCLVFGRFAVNSSLLIIDEQQLKGHATWLSPHSLLYYNYSEYCNSWVRSVTQLTTAAKRLPPGIFLVCGDRAWSTVPQNSVGGPCYFGKLTLFAPSIHQVLGLPRKAQRVKRSMSQLGPNCKDHVTLWQPPAVISASIFAPGVASAQALTQLKHLACWTGKQINITTKLLSELAEDVSGIRHSVLQNRAAIDFLLLAQGHGCEEFEGMCCMNLSDHSRSIHQQLAQLRDNMKHLVVENTPFDTWLKSWNLTGWIVDLIRFGIMIFIAVIVVLTIVPCLIQCMRKLADRALTSVWIAQKEKGGTVAEFLRYRGHDMLTDTI